A single region of the Raphanus sativus cultivar WK10039 chromosome 1, ASM80110v3, whole genome shotgun sequence genome encodes:
- the LOC108854268 gene encoding uncharacterized WD repeat-containing protein C3H5.08c: MKGVERSKGDDEFFDSSDVLLSVDEEEFEVWSGEPVSVEERRERFLKKMGLLEEKQKPMCLERINDESDEVTSSSESSCGECCVREENYGSTNSMSDEEETESEQNSSNASSSPSPSLSKKRSAKKWLFECFVGEHGKDFKEEVMMSKVKVKTNKKSHVELSAAYKVQEINGHKGKIWALKFSSDGKFLATGGEDGVVKIWRITLSASFVGQELMREQEALVMFPQKAFYIEETPFQELYGHAGDVLDLAWSDSNLLLSASKDKTVRLWRVGCDECLHVFHHNNYVTCVQFNPVNKNNFISGSIDGKARIWGLSEERVVAWTDARDSISAICYQNDGDGFVVGCITGDCRFYKIAGNEVLTEEQIHIRGRNRITGLEFCPGSSEKVMVSSDDTKLRIFDRSQILHKFKASAKFGRQSSASFVGKHILSVRRGHGVYLWDNDSFPAKSSSSFEYFNSPGVSVAAAWSPTGKKVAGEDDESLRALRGIQSSGRLSRSSRVTATWPEEKLTSSEGGAWRLVIVTASFDGVIRTFHNYGLPRKL; encoded by the exons ATGAAGGGTGTAGAAAGAAGTAAAGGTGATGATGAGTTCTTTGATTCATCTGATGTTCTTCTGTCCGTAGATGAAGAAGAGTTTGAAGTTTGGTCAGGTGAGCCAGTTAGTGTTGAGGAACGTCGTGAACGGTTCCTCAAGAAAATGGGTCTACTCGAGGAGAAACAGAAACCCATGTGTTTGGAGAGGATAAATGATGAGAGCGATGAGGTTACTAGCTCTTCAGAGTCATCTTGTGGCGAGTGTTGTGTTAGGGAAGAGAACTACGGATCAACTAATTCAATGTCTGATGAGGAAGAGACGGAATCAGAGCAAAACTCAAGCAACGCTTCTTCAAGTCCATCTCCGAGTTTAAGCAAGAAGAGGAGTGCGAAGAAATGGTTGTTCGAGTGCTTTGTAGGGGAACATGGTAAAGATTTCAAGGAAGAAGTGATGATGAGCAAAGTGAAAGTGAAGACTAACAAGAAGAGTCATGTGGAGTTATCCGCCGCTTACAAGGTACAAGAGATTAATGGGCACAAAGGGAAGATTTGGGCGTTGAAGTTTAGTTCTGATGGTAAGTTTTTAGCAACGGGAGGCGAAGATGGAGTTGTGAAGATATGGAGAATCACGTTATCAGCTTCTTTTGTCGGACAAGAGCTGATGAGGGAGCAAGAAGCGTTGGTTATGTTCCCTCAGAAAGCTTTTTATATAGAAGAAACACCGTTTCAGGAACTTTATGGTCACGCCGGAGATGTCTTGGACTTGGCATGGTCAGACTCAAAT CTGCTTCTTTCGGCTTCTAAGGACAAGACAGTTCGGTTATGGAGAGTTGGTTGTGATGAGTGTCTTCATGTCTTTCATCATAACAACTACG TGACGTGTGTTCAGTTCAACCCTGTGAATAAGAACAACTTCATAAGTGGTTCCATAGATGGAAAAGCTCGAATCTGGGGTTTATCAGAAGAGAGAGTCGTCGCTTGGACCGATGCTCGTGACTCCATCTCAGCCATCTGTTACCAAAACGACGGAGAT GGGTTCGTGGTTGGTTGCATCACGGGAGATTGCAGGTTCTATAAAATCGCAGGTAACGAAGTGTTAACGGAGGAGCAGATTCATATCAGGGGACGGAACAGAATCACCGGCTTAGAGTTTTGTCCGGGAAGCTCCGAGAAAGTCATGGTATCTTCCGATGACACGAAGCTCCGGATTTTTGATAGATCACAAATCCTTCATAAGTTCAAAG CTTCTGCGAAATTTGGAAGACAGTCGTCTGCGTCGTTTGTCGGGAAACATATTTTATCAGTGCGAAGAGGTCACGGTGTCTACCTCTGGGACAACGATAGCTTTCCGGCGAAGTCGTCAAGTTCGTTCGAGTATTTTAACTCGCCGGGTGTTTCCGTCGCGGCGGCTTGGTCTCCGACGGGTAAGAAAGTGGCCGGAGAAGACGACGAATCGCTGCGGGCGTTGAGAGGGATTCAGAGCTCCGGGAGATTGTCTCGTTCCTCTCGTGTGACCGCCACGTGGCCTGAGGAGAAGCTTACGTCCTCCGAAGGCGGCGCGTGGAGACTGGTGATTGTTACGGCGAGTTTTGATGGGGTGATTAGGACATTCCATAATTATGGACTGCCACGTAAATTGTAG